The Populus alba chromosome 6, ASM523922v2, whole genome shotgun sequence genome contains a region encoding:
- the LOC118053385 gene encoding LOW QUALITY PROTEIN: telomere repeat-binding protein 2 (The sequence of the model RefSeq protein was modified relative to this genomic sequence to represent the inferred CDS: inserted 1 base in 1 codon; substituted 2 bases at 2 genomic stop codons) — protein MVFQRRLDYGFDGYQVPVVPXASRLARGRGPIRKKSENNRKHAFEILASVAGEILQEEKTSALTNTTCDKDLCNVKNTIQQEQVDRGKFIIMEPLLGEPCNEKAFACIPELQGHWHGNALNKFLHNQENFNSQGSFASEHFDYPETIYVVEKLVVVNSKNIGGSSSCEINGESSHARKIFKGKVEGLTERKPKTELVKSSSIESGTFFVKDGLEDAMDLDASSIGHASLKSNVKSSLFKDCIGLCPFSRPCADVEVVSRDDDRNPSGCSQYGAMPKTSKPLSYIETQRMSNLTASRHYSHSVSLVLEWSFHLMLYLKTKPLFRNERTIYSCQRSQKIFPFKKRKFFDQSTLPTFDGAFHCEDIFNSSNKRTNGNNMVSATESSSSVTSQHASLDSRDYNVKLSIKSFKVPELFIEIPTTTTVGSLKRIVMEAITAILGDGLHVGXLLQRKKVRDNNKTLLQTGISEDDKHSNLGFMLESRHAKMMLPPHTKNPSNLPFSAPGGITRHTTFLMLQAGTSHAFSIPAETNFNSSVGSDLGAVCSLAKASTADKMSDSRALVPVPAIGRCELSVVPFNCKSTHPEFGXRRIRRPFTVAEVEALVQAIERLGTGRWRDVKLHAFDKANHQTHIDLKDKWKTLVHTARISPQQRRVELVPQEVLDKVLAAQAYWSYRRQLVKAEV, from the exons ATGGTATTCCAAAGAAGGTTGGACTATGGTTTTGATGGCTACCAGGTTCCTGTGGTTCCTTGAGCATCTAGATTAGCCAGG GGGAGGGGACCGATCAGGAAGAAAAGTGAGAATAATCGGAAACATGCATTTGAAATTCTAGCTAGTGTAGCTGGAGAAATCTTGCAAGAGGAGAAAACTTCTGCTCTAACTAATACTACTTGCGATAAAGATCTTTGTAATGTTAAAAATACCATTCAACAGGAGCAAGTTGATAGAGGAAAGTTTATTATAATGGAACCTTTACTAGGAGAACCTTGTAATGAGAAAGCCTTTGCTTGCATTCCTGAGTTGCAAGGCCACTGGCATGGCAATGCATTGAATAAATTCTTGCATAACCAGGAAAATTTCAACTCTCAGGGAAGCTTTGCTTCAGAGCATTTTGATTATCCAGAAACAATATATGTTGTTGAAAAGTTGGTTGTTGTTAATAGCAAAAATATTGGTGGAAGCTCTTCTTGTGAAATAAATGGAGAATCCTCTCATGCAAGGAAAATTTTTAAAGGCAAGGTAGAAGGTTTAACTGAGAGAAAGCCAAAAACTGAATTAGTAAAAAGTAGCAGTATTGAAAGTGGAACTTTCTTTGTCAAAGATGGTTTAGAAGATGCAATGGATCTTGACGCAAGTTCTATTGGACATGCTAGTTTAAAAAGCAATGTAAAGTCATCTTTATTTAAGGATTGCATAGGCCTTTGTCCTTTTTCTAGGCCTTGCGCTGATGTAGAAGTAGTGAGTAGAGATGATGACAGAAACCCTTCTGGGTGTTCTCAATATGGTGCCATGCCAAAGACTTCTAAGCCATTGTCATATATTGAAACTCAAAGAATGAGTAATCTAACTGCTTCTAGACATTA TTCTCATAGCGTCTCTTTGGTTCTGGAATGGTCTTTTCATCTCATGTTGT ACTTGAAAACAAAACCACTTTTTCGCAATGAAAGAACCATCTATAGCTGTCAAAGATCTCAAaagatttttccttttaagaaaaggaaattcTTTGATCAAAGTACATTACCTACATTTGATGGAGCATTTCATTGTGAAGACATTTTTAATTCTTCTAATAAGAGGACCAATGGAAATAACATGGTCTCAG CAACCGAATCATCATCCTCAGTAACAAGCCAACATGCATCTCTGGATTCAAGAGACTATAATG TGAAGCTAAGTATTAAATCATTTAAGGTTCCAGAACTCTTTATTGAGATCCCTACAACAACAACTGTTGGCTCATTAAAG AGGATAGTCATGGAAGCAATAACTGCTATACTTGGAGATGGACTACATGTTG ATCTTCTCCAAAGAAAGAAGGTTAGAGATAATAACAAAACTTTGCTCCAGACTGGAATCTCTGAAGATGATAAACATAGTAATTTGGGTTTCATGTTGGAGTCTAGACATGCAAAAATGATGTTACCTCCCCACACTAAAAACCCTTCAAATTTACCTTTCAGTGCACCTGGTGGGATAACCAG GCATACAACTTTTTTGATGCTACAGGCAGGGACTTCCCATGCTTTCTCAATCCCTGCAGAGACTAATTTTAACAGCTCTGTTGGAAGTGATCTTGGTGCAGTTTGCTCTCTTGCCAAGGCTTCGACTGCTGATAAGATGTCAGATTCACGAGCTCTGGTTCCAGTTCCTGCAATCGGCCGGTGTGAGTTATCTGTAGTTCCCTTTAACTGCAAATCTACGCATCCTGAGTTTGGATAGCGCCGGATCAGGAGGCCATTTACAGTTGCAGAAGTAGAAGCCCTAGTTCAAGCAATTGAGAGACTTGGAACTGGAAG GTGGCGTGATGTTAAATTGCATGCTTTTGACAAAGCAAACCATCAAACTCATATTGATTTGAAG GATAAATGGAAGACATTGGTGCACACGGCAAGAATCTCCCCTCAGCAAAGGAGAGTAGAACTGGTGCCGCAAGAGGTTCTAGACAAGGTCCTAGCTGCCCAAGCCTACTGGTCATATCGGAGGCAACTGGTCAAAGCTGAAGTTTGA
- the LOC118053386 gene encoding scarecrow-like protein 9 codes for MDPRLRGYSISINGTQLGNQPISVFSNQNLVSRPRFENTFVDHNCKEFHYIPPYPKPTDVTPYSNPTQKEDSPEDFDFSDGTLRYINQMLMEEDTEDKTCMLQDSLDFQVAEKSFYDVLGKKYPPSPEPNPTFISQNRGNLPDSLPCNYICSSRSDSGYVDDNAWIHNPSDYHPFQLQIPHVSSISQSSYSSSNSVITTVDGLVDSPSSNFKVPDWSGESRSILHFRKGVEEASRFLPCGNDLFLNIEANKFLSQEPKVRIGEVAIKVEKQDGGEHSPNGPRGKKNPHREDGDVEEGRSSKQLAVYTEPTLRSDMFDKVLLCMPGEGQPDLTALREAFKSASIKNEQNGQAKGSSGGKGRGKKQSGKREVVDLRTLLINCAQAIAADDRKSANELLKQIRLHSSPFGDGNRRLAHCFADGLEARLAGTGSQIYKGLVSKRTSAADLLKAYRLYLAACPFRKVSNFVSNKTISITAKNSMRLHVIDFGILYGFQWPTFIHRLSCRPGGPPKLRMTGIEFPQPGFRPAERVEETGRRLAAYAKEFKVPFEYNAIAKKWETIQLEELKIDRDEVVVVNCLYRSENLLDETVAVDSPRNIVLDLVRKINPEVFIHGITNGGYNAPFYVTRFREALFHFSAMFDMLETIVPREELERLVIEKEIFGWEALNVIACEGWERVERPETYKQWQVRCLRAGFVQLPFDREIVKQATVKVRQRYHKDFLIDEDSRWLLQGWKGRIIYTLSAWKPAKKV; via the coding sequence ATGGATCCTCGGTTAAGAGgttattcaatttcaattaatggAACCCAATTGGGAAACCAACCTATATCTGTGTTTTCGAATCAGAACCTTGTTTCCAGACCCAGATTCGAAAATACTTTCGTTGATCATAATTGTAAGGAGTTTCATTATATTCCGCCCTATCCAAAGCCAACTGATGTAACCCCATATTCAAATCCGACTCAAAAAGAAGACTCTCCCGAAGATTTTGACTTTTCAGATGGAACTTTGAGGTACATAAACCAGATGCTTATGGAAGAAGATACTGAAGATAAGACTTGCATGCTTCAAGACTCTTTAGATTTTCAAGTAGCCGAGAAATCCTTTTATGATGTTCTTGGCAAGAAGTACCCTCCTTCACCAGAACCAAACCCCACTTTCATCAGTCAAAATCGTGGGAACCTGCCTGATAGTTTACCCTGCAATTACATTTGTAGTAGTCGTAGTGATAGTGGCTATGTAGATGATAATGCTTGGATTCACAATCCAAGCGATTACCATCCCTTTCAACTACAGATTCCACATGTTTCTAGCATATCCCAATCATCATATAGCTCTTCAAACAGTGTAATCACTACTGTAGATGGGCTGGTGGATTCTCCTAGCAGTAATTTTAAAGTCCCTGATTGGAGCGGTGAGAGCCGATCTATTTTGCACTTCAGGAAGGGTGTTGAGGAGGCTAGCAGATTTCTTCCCTGTGGtaatgacttgtttcttaatATTGAGGCCAATAAGTTTTTATCTCAAGAGCCAAAGGTGAGGATCGGTGAAGTTGCTATCAAGGTGGAGAAACAAGATGGGGGGGAGCACTCACCTAATGGACCTAGGGGAAAGAAGAATCCTCATAGGGAGGATGGGGATGTTGAAGAAGGGAGGAGCAGCAAACAACTGGCTGTTTATACCGAACCCACTTTGCGATCAGATATGTTTGATAAGGTATTACTTTGTATGCCAGGAGAAGGTCAGCCTGATTTGACAGCTCTTCGCGAGGCCTTCAAGAGTGCATCGATAAAAAATGAGCAGAATGGACAGGCAAAGGGATCCAGTGGTGGGAAGGGTCGTGGTAAGAAACAAAGTGGGAAAAGGGAGGTGGTGGATTTGAGAACCCTTTTAATAAATTGTGCCCAAGCTATTGCGGCTGATGACCGGAAGAGCGCAAATGAATTGCTAAAGCAGATTAGGCTGCATTCCTCTCCTTTTGGGGATGGAAATCGGAGATTGGCTCATTGCTTTGCTGATGGTCTTGAGGCACGCTTGGCAGGTACTGGAAGTCAGATTTACAAAGGCCTTGTTAGTAAGAGAACATCTGCGGCTGATCTCTTGAAAGCATACCGTCTTTATCTTGCTGCATGCCCTTTTAGAAAGGTCTCTAATTTTGTCTCTAACAAGACAATAAGTATTACGGCAAAAAATTCAATGAGGCTTCATGTTATCGATTTTGGTATTCTTTATGGTTTCCAATGGCCCACCTTTATTCATCGGCTGTCATGCAGACCAGGTGGACCGCCAAAGCTTCGGATGACTGGAATAGAATTTCCCCAACCTGGATTTCGGCCAGCAGAGCGAGTTGAGGAAACTGGACGTCGCTTAGCAGCTTATGCTAAGGAGTTCAAAGTGCCCTTTGAGTACAATGCCATTGCAAAGAAATGGGAAACCATACAACTAGAGGAACTCAAGATTGACCGGGATGAAGTTGTTGTTGTTAACTGTCTGTATCGTTCTGAGAACTTACTTGATGAAACAGTGGCAGTGGACAGTCCAAGGAACATTGTTCTTGATCTGGTAAGGAAGATAAATCCTGAAGTTTTCATTCATGGGATTACAAATGGGGGATACAATGCTCCTTTCTATGTTACTCGATTTCGAGAGGCACTGTTTCACTTTTCTGCAATGTTTGATATGCTTGAAACTATTGTTCCCCGTGAAGAATTAGAGAGGTTGGTGATTGAGAAAGAGATTTTTGGCTGGGAGGCTCTGAATGTTATAGCTTGTGAAGGCTGGGAGAGAGTGGAGAGGCCAGAAACATACAAGCAATGGCAGGTCCGTTGCTTGAGGGCTGGGTTTGTGCAGTTGCCTTTTGACCGGGAGATAGTGAAGCAAGCAACTGTTAAAGTGAGGCAGCGTTACCACAAAGATTTTCTGATCGATGAAGATAGCCGGTGGCTATTGCAAGGATGGAAGGGACGAATCATCTATACCCTTTCTGCTTGGAAACCTGCTAAAAAAGTTTGA